In a genomic window of uncultured Fretibacterium sp.:
- a CDS encoding tetratricopeptide repeat protein has translation MLKKSFVPGTRAFLGLVVFLCLVGLPFIVASPASAADNRLYDLFWRRSWAAMNEAYASKRDKSPRDHALMVNALRLRGKWPEAVSILEAQRNAFPQGIRPYADMTLLLGYERMGRTEEALNLSERLWKSAPRELKYYIAAAQHRLLKDGEPQKIQTALERMLRTAGTKERRIYVLSRLLRLPGLPKDRTAQALSLLKLQAGNKAAAEVLARLKKPWPQSVRVALGVYAHLVKDDRAAVERLAPVPISSAEGRRAAYYRAWSLSRMKRGAEALSLWGALALDGNAYAEASVRRIGVLARSDKEAAAGVLERIVEKRKGKVQARALLILSGLVGDKRRTELEDRLIVGYPDTAYAFDVLWRRGWASLDGRKPDEAVRLWKQAYAPGVDGARRARILYWIAHAQRAAGKSAESERTLDTLARDHPLSLYTFMARPGAIKLLDGENPSLASKPGELELWGFVLYARLRLQAQGASARDLYRALKLARWLGFEDVYDQARRLTGLMTLGTTLYRSDLEALYPRPFRAQVEDACKTYGVEDHLVWAVMRQESAFKPRATSHAGASGLMQLMPGTAKGEAKRMGLKKYNIYDIKDNISMGASHLSWLGRSFAREDWVMAAYNAGSGNARKWLRDGRDVLEPDRWIEEVRFNETCDYVQKVSGNLAVYRMLYGGAEAAKKGKSASPSSEDAEEELPLEDGTEVVN, from the coding sequence ATGCTGAAAAAAAGTTTTGTTCCAGGAACGCGTGCCTTCCTGGGCCTCGTCGTTTTCCTCTGTCTGGTCGGTCTCCCCTTCATCGTCGCCTCTCCGGCCTCGGCTGCGGATAACAGGCTTTACGACCTCTTTTGGCGGCGTTCCTGGGCCGCAATGAACGAGGCCTATGCCTCGAAGCGGGATAAGTCCCCACGGGACCACGCCTTGATGGTCAATGCCCTGCGCCTCCGCGGCAAATGGCCCGAGGCGGTCTCGATTCTGGAGGCACAGAGGAACGCCTTCCCCCAGGGAATTCGTCCCTATGCCGATATGACCCTCCTGCTGGGTTACGAGAGGATGGGGCGGACCGAGGAGGCCCTGAATCTGTCGGAGCGGCTTTGGAAATCCGCCCCGAGGGAGCTGAAATATTACATCGCCGCGGCCCAGCATCGCCTGCTGAAGGATGGGGAACCCCAGAAAATTCAGACGGCCCTGGAGCGAATGCTCCGGACCGCCGGTACGAAGGAACGCAGAATTTACGTCCTCTCCCGCCTTCTCCGTCTTCCGGGTCTGCCGAAGGACCGAACTGCTCAGGCATTGAGCCTCCTCAAGCTACAGGCCGGCAACAAGGCTGCGGCCGAGGTGCTGGCACGTCTCAAGAAGCCGTGGCCGCAGTCCGTTCGGGTTGCCCTGGGCGTCTATGCCCATCTGGTCAAGGACGACAGGGCGGCGGTCGAGCGGTTGGCCCCCGTACCCATCAGCTCTGCGGAGGGGCGGAGGGCGGCGTATTATCGGGCCTGGTCGCTATCTCGGATGAAGCGCGGCGCGGAAGCGCTGAGCCTCTGGGGGGCGCTGGCCCTGGACGGGAACGCCTACGCGGAAGCGTCCGTTCGGCGCATCGGGGTCCTTGCGCGGAGCGATAAGGAGGCCGCCGCTGGGGTGTTGGAGCGCATCGTCGAGAAGCGCAAGGGCAAGGTCCAGGCGCGTGCGCTTCTGATCTTGAGCGGCCTCGTCGGCGACAAGCGGAGGACGGAGCTGGAGGACCGGCTGATCGTGGGGTACCCCGATACGGCCTATGCCTTCGACGTTCTCTGGCGGCGCGGCTGGGCGAGCCTGGACGGGAGAAAACCGGATGAGGCCGTGCGCCTCTGGAAACAGGCTTACGCCCCTGGTGTGGATGGGGCCCGGAGGGCGCGCATCCTCTATTGGATCGCGCACGCGCAGAGGGCAGCGGGCAAATCGGCCGAGTCGGAGAGGACCCTGGATACCCTCGCACGAGACCATCCCCTTTCCCTCTATACCTTCATGGCGCGCCCCGGAGCGATCAAACTGCTGGACGGGGAGAATCCGTCGCTCGCCTCGAAACCCGGCGAACTGGAGCTGTGGGGGTTCGTCCTCTACGCCCGGCTAAGGCTCCAGGCTCAGGGCGCCTCGGCCCGAGACCTTTACCGCGCCCTGAAACTGGCCCGCTGGCTTGGGTTCGAGGACGTCTACGACCAGGCGCGTCGTTTGACTGGGCTGATGACCCTGGGCACGACCCTTTACCGGTCCGATCTCGAGGCGCTCTATCCCCGGCCCTTCCGGGCTCAGGTGGAGGACGCCTGCAAAACCTATGGAGTCGAGGATCACCTCGTCTGGGCCGTCATGAGGCAGGAGAGCGCTTTCAAGCCCAGGGCCACGAGCCACGCCGGCGCGTCCGGGCTCATGCAGCTCATGCCGGGCACGGCCAAAGGCGAGGCCAAGCGGATGGGGCTGAAGAAATACAATATCTACGACATAAAGGACAACATCTCCATGGGGGCCTCCCACCTGTCCTGGCTCGGCAGGTCCTTCGCGCGGGAGGACTGGGTCATGGCCGCCTACAACGCGGGGTCGGGCAACGCCCGCAAATGGCTCAGGGACGGCCGGGATGTCCTGGAGCCCGATCGGTGGATCGAGGAGGTTCGTTTCAACG